A window of the Pseudomonas furukawaii genome harbors these coding sequences:
- a CDS encoding amino acid permease, with protein sequence MTNKTGFAAIAAREQGLKRQLTSAQMSMIAIGGAIGTGLFMGSSFAIGFAGPGVLISYAVGALIALLLMGCLAEMTVAHPTSGSFGAYAEYYVGPLAGFLVRYAYWAAIVLAVGTEVTAISLYMKYWFPDVAGWVWILLFSSALILSNAISVKAFGHFEYWFSAIKISAILAFILLGAWLVFGGANPEYGFHHYVAHDGFLPNGLSGVWVAVIIAIFSYLSIEMIAVAAGEAEEPEVAVKKAFRVTMIRLVVFYILTLALILAMVPWDQSGKGAQSPFVSVMQQVGIPGATGMINFVILVAALSAMNSQLYTTTRMMFSLSRAGHAPRAMGRLSDSGIPLNALALSCTGIALATLVNLAFPEESFMLMMAISIFGALFAWMMIFLTHYRFRRYHQRRGGLALSFRMWGFPYATLLGLFLMLAILVTTAFVPAFRMTLVFGVPFLAGLALAYQLYLRPRERVAAGKEQGA encoded by the coding sequence ATGACCAACAAGACTGGATTCGCCGCGATCGCGGCACGGGAGCAGGGGCTCAAGCGCCAGCTCACTTCGGCGCAGATGAGCATGATCGCCATCGGCGGCGCCATCGGCACCGGGCTGTTCATGGGCAGCAGCTTCGCCATCGGCTTCGCGGGGCCGGGCGTGCTCATCAGCTACGCCGTGGGCGCGCTCATCGCGCTGCTGCTGATGGGCTGCCTGGCGGAAATGACCGTCGCCCATCCCACCTCGGGCTCCTTCGGTGCCTATGCCGAGTACTACGTGGGCCCGCTGGCCGGTTTCCTCGTGCGCTACGCCTACTGGGCGGCCATCGTCCTGGCGGTGGGTACCGAGGTCACCGCCATCTCCCTGTACATGAAGTACTGGTTCCCGGATGTGGCCGGCTGGGTGTGGATCCTGCTGTTCTCCTCGGCGCTGATCCTCTCCAACGCGATCAGCGTCAAGGCGTTCGGGCACTTCGAGTACTGGTTCTCCGCCATCAAGATCAGCGCGATCCTCGCCTTCATCCTGCTGGGCGCCTGGCTGGTGTTCGGCGGCGCGAACCCCGAGTACGGCTTCCACCATTACGTGGCGCACGACGGCTTCCTGCCCAACGGCCTCTCGGGCGTCTGGGTGGCGGTGATCATCGCCATCTTCAGCTACCTCAGCATCGAGATGATCGCCGTCGCGGCCGGTGAGGCCGAAGAACCGGAAGTGGCCGTGAAGAAGGCCTTCCGCGTGACCATGATCCGGCTGGTGGTGTTCTACATCCTGACCCTGGCGCTGATCCTCGCCATGGTGCCCTGGGACCAGTCGGGCAAGGGTGCCCAGAGCCCCTTCGTCAGCGTGATGCAGCAGGTGGGCATCCCCGGCGCCACCGGCATGATCAACTTCGTGATCCTCGTGGCGGCGCTTTCCGCCATGAACAGCCAGCTCTACACCACCACGCGGATGATGTTCAGCCTGTCCCGCGCCGGTCATGCGCCCCGGGCCATGGGACGCCTGAGCGATTCGGGCATCCCCTTGAATGCCCTCGCGCTGTCTTGCACCGGCATCGCCCTGGCCACCCTGGTCAACCTGGCCTTCCCCGAGGAGTCCTTCATGCTGATGATGGCCATCTCCATCTTCGGTGCGCTATTCGCCTGGATGATGATCTTCCTCACCCACTATCGCTTTCGACGCTATCACCAGCGCCGGGGCGGGCTGGCGCTGTCCTTCCGCATGTGGGGCTTTCCCTATGCGACCCTGCTGGGCCTCTTCCTGATGCTGGCGATCCTGGTGACCACCGCTTTCGTGCCGGCCTTCCGCATGACCCTGGTGTTCGGCGTGCCTTTCCTGGCGGGACTGGCGCTGGCTTACCAACTGTACTTGCGCCCCCGGGAGAGAGTGGCCGCCGGGAAGGAACAGGGAGCCTGA
- the ccoO gene encoding cytochrome-c oxidase, cbb3-type subunit II: protein MKQHEKLEKNVGLLALFMILAVSVGGLVQIVPLFFQDVTNTPVEGMKPYSALQLEGRDIYIREGCVGCHSQMIRPFRAETERYGHYSVAGESVWDHPFLWGSKRTGPDLARVGGRYSDDWHRAHLYNPRNVVPESKMPAYPWLVENTLDGKDTAAKLRALQTLGVPYSEDDVAGAQAAVKGKTEMDALVAYLQVLGTAVKNKR from the coding sequence ATGAAGCAGCACGAGAAACTCGAGAAGAACGTCGGCCTGCTGGCGCTGTTCATGATCCTGGCGGTCAGTGTCGGTGGCCTGGTACAGATCGTGCCGCTGTTCTTCCAGGACGTGACCAACACCCCGGTGGAGGGCATGAAGCCCTATAGCGCCCTGCAACTGGAAGGCCGCGACATCTACATCCGCGAGGGCTGCGTCGGTTGCCACTCGCAGATGATCCGTCCGTTCCGTGCCGAGACCGAGCGCTACGGCCACTATTCGGTCGCCGGCGAGAGCGTCTGGGACCACCCCTTCCTGTGGGGCTCCAAGCGTACCGGTCCGGACCTGGCCCGCGTGGGCGGCCGTTACTCCGACGACTGGCACCGCGCGCACCTGTACAACCCGCGCAACGTTGTCCCCGAGTCGAAGATGCCCGCCTACCCCTGGCTGGTGGAGAACACCCTGGATGGCAAGGACACCGCGGCCAAGCTCCGTGCCCTGCAGACCCTCGGCGTGCCCTACAGCGAGGACGACGTAGCCGGCGCCCAGGCGGCGGTCAAGGGCAAGACCGAGATGGACGCGCTGGTTGCCTACCTCCAGGTGCTGGGCACCGCCGTGAAGAACAAGAGGTAG
- a CDS encoding CcoQ/FixQ family Cbb3-type cytochrome c oxidase assembly chaperone yields the protein MDIGTLRGLGTLLVLVATLGVICWAYSGKRKAAFDEAANLPFADDDRNDSRSNRA from the coding sequence ATGGATATCGGAACCCTGCGTGGCCTCGGCACCCTGCTGGTGCTGGTCGCCACCCTCGGCGTGATCTGCTGGGCCTACAGCGGCAAGCGCAAGGCCGCCTTCGACGAAGCCGCGAACCTGCCCTTCGCCGACGATGACCGGAATGATTCTAGGAGCAACCGCGCATGA
- a CDS encoding Lrp/AsnC family transcriptional regulator, whose translation MTLDTTDLRILLCLQQNGRISNQELAEKVALSPSACLRRLRNLEDDGIIRGYRPVLDAERLGVELEALVHVSMRQDEAGWHERFVQQLHSWPEVVGAWIVTGHSNYVLRVQARNLKQFSDFIVNRLNRASGVTDIRSEMILQTVKEGGGVLDLLAARR comes from the coding sequence ATGACACTCGACACCACCGACCTGCGCATCCTGCTCTGCCTGCAACAGAACGGACGCATCAGCAATCAGGAACTGGCGGAAAAGGTCGCGCTGTCGCCGTCGGCCTGCCTGCGCCGGCTGCGCAACCTTGAGGACGACGGCATCATCCGGGGCTATCGACCCGTGCTGGATGCCGAACGCCTGGGTGTGGAACTGGAGGCCCTGGTCCATGTTTCCATGCGCCAGGACGAAGCGGGCTGGCACGAGCGCTTCGTCCAGCAGCTGCACAGCTGGCCGGAGGTGGTGGGCGCCTGGATAGTCACCGGCCACAGCAACTATGTGCTGCGGGTCCAGGCGCGCAACCTGAAGCAGTTCTCCGACTTCATCGTGAACCGCCTGAACCGTGCCAGCGGCGTCACCGATATCCGTTCGGAGATGATCCTGCAGACCGTCAAGGAAGGGGGCGGCGTGCTGGACCTTCTGGCCGCCCGCCGCTAG
- the ccoP gene encoding cytochrome-c oxidase, cbb3-type subunit III: MTTFWSWYISLLTLFTLLALLWLIFATRKGESKGPTDQTMGHAFDGIEEYDNPLPKWWFLLFIGTLVFAAGYLVLYPGLGNWKGLFPGYADGWTQVAQWQREVDKAEQQYGPIFARYSAMSVEEVAKDPSAMKMGGRLFSTYCSICHGSDAKGAMGFPNLTDGDWRWGGAPDAIRTTILHGRMAAMPAWGEILGDSGVRDVAAYVRQDLAGLKLPEGAQADLEAGKKLFAVNCTACHGAEGKGTPAMGAPDLTHPAGWIYGSGLAQLQQTIRYGRNGQMPAQLEYLGEDKVHILAAYVYSLSHKAEAVAAQ; the protein is encoded by the coding sequence ATGACCACTTTCTGGAGCTGGTACATATCCCTGCTCACTCTCTTCACCCTGCTGGCACTGCTGTGGCTGATCTTCGCCACCCGCAAGGGCGAATCGAAAGGCCCCACGGACCAGACCATGGGCCATGCCTTCGACGGCATCGAGGAGTACGACAACCCCCTGCCCAAATGGTGGTTCCTGCTTTTCATCGGCACCCTGGTGTTCGCGGCCGGCTACCTGGTGCTCTACCCGGGCCTGGGCAACTGGAAAGGCCTGTTCCCGGGCTACGCCGACGGCTGGACCCAGGTCGCCCAATGGCAGCGTGAAGTGGACAAGGCCGAGCAGCAGTACGGCCCGATCTTCGCCCGCTACTCCGCCATGTCCGTCGAAGAGGTGGCCAAGGACCCGAGCGCCATGAAAATGGGCGGTCGCCTGTTCTCGACCTACTGCTCCATCTGCCACGGCTCCGACGCCAAGGGCGCCATGGGCTTCCCCAACCTTACCGACGGCGACTGGCGCTGGGGCGGCGCACCGGATGCTATCCGCACCACCATCCTGCACGGCCGCATGGCCGCGATGCCGGCCTGGGGCGAGATCCTGGGTGACAGCGGTGTCAGGGACGTGGCCGCCTACGTGCGCCAGGACCTGGCCGGGCTGAAGCTGCCGGAAGGCGCCCAGGCCGACCTGGAGGCCGGCAAGAAGCTCTTCGCCGTCAATTGCACCGCTTGCCACGGCGCCGAGGGCAAGGGAACCCCGGCCATGGGCGCGCCGGACCTGACCCACCCGGCTGGCTGGATCTACGGCTCCGGCCTCGCCCAGCTGCAACAGACCATTCGCTATGGCCGCAACGGCCAGATGCCCGCCCAGCTTGAATACCTGGGTGAAGACAAGGTCCACATCCTGGCGGCGTACGTCTACAGCCTGTCCCACAAGGCAGAAGCAGTCGCCGCCCAGTAG
- the kynB gene encoding arylformamidase translates to MHDGKSLWDITPALDASTPTWPGDTPLQETWCWQIDEHCPVNVGRITLSPHTGAHADAPLHYDATGLPIGAVDLDPYLGPCRLIHCLDAGGLVLPEHLESRLKDTPPRVLIRTWRLAPVRAWPETFTAIAPEAIELLARHGVRLVGTDTPSLDPQDSKALAAHQAVRRSRMAILEGLLLDEVAPGDYELIALPLKFTHLDASPVRAVLRRLPL, encoded by the coding sequence ATGCACGATGGCAAGTCCCTGTGGGACATCACCCCGGCGCTGGACGCCAGCACCCCGACCTGGCCGGGTGACACGCCCCTCCAGGAAACCTGGTGCTGGCAGATCGACGAACACTGCCCGGTCAACGTGGGGCGCATCACCCTGTCGCCCCACACCGGCGCCCACGCCGACGCGCCCCTGCACTACGACGCAACCGGCCTGCCCATCGGCGCCGTGGACCTGGATCCCTACCTGGGGCCCTGTCGCCTCATCCATTGCCTGGACGCTGGCGGCCTCGTCCTTCCGGAACATCTGGAGTCCCGGTTGAAGGACACGCCGCCCCGGGTGCTGATTCGCACCTGGCGCCTGGCCCCCGTGCGCGCCTGGCCCGAGACCTTCACCGCCATCGCTCCGGAAGCCATCGAGCTGCTGGCGCGACACGGCGTGCGCCTGGTGGGGACCGACACGCCGTCGCTGGATCCCCAGGACAGCAAGGCGCTGGCCGCGCACCAGGCGGTCAGGCGCTCGCGTATGGCGATCCTCGAAGGGCTCCTGCTCGACGAGGTCGCACCTGGCGATTACGAGCTGATCGCCCTCCCGCTCAAGTTCACCCATCTCGATGCCAGCCCGGTTCGCGCCGTGCTGCGTCGCCTGCCTCTCTAG
- a CDS encoding OprD family porin, with the protein MKLKRLSVSPLLLLACASPGLVAEEATPGFREDSRLFLTQRNVYFHRNLLNNPGGQNYREEWAHGMMLDYRSGYTRGTVGVGVDAHAYLGLKLDSNRARTGTDLLPMGSRGRPEDDYSELGAAVKLRVSRSELRYGSQAPMSPVFGTGNARLFAPMAIGFSLSSQERDDLLLDAGHFTSGNDGNSTNSDGALKALYAQTETRRVDYAGANWTPGESTRLSVYASRFEDIWRQYYASASQRLDLDDLRALTFDLNLYRTLDQGRAKAGAIDNTTGSLSVRYSQGPHALTLAHQRVRGDEPFDYLGFDRQPGTSIYLANSVQVLDFNAPNERSWQLRYDLDLAPFGVPGLSFMTRYVRGDQIDDSQRRGGSAYQRYGEDGKRWERDIELRYVVQAGAAKDLSIRLRQASIRASSQVNQADTADNNELRVIVEYPLQLL; encoded by the coding sequence ATGAAGCTGAAACGCCTTTCAGTGTCCCCGCTGTTGCTGCTCGCATGCGCAAGCCCCGGCCTGGTGGCCGAGGAGGCCACCCCGGGGTTCCGCGAGGACAGCCGACTGTTCCTCACCCAGCGCAATGTCTACTTCCACCGCAACCTGCTGAACAACCCCGGCGGGCAGAACTACCGCGAAGAATGGGCCCACGGGATGATGCTCGACTACCGTTCCGGGTACACCCGGGGCACGGTCGGCGTCGGGGTGGATGCCCATGCCTACCTGGGCCTCAAGCTGGACAGCAACCGCGCCCGTACCGGCACCGACCTGCTGCCCATGGGCTCCAGGGGGCGTCCCGAGGACGACTACTCCGAGCTGGGCGCGGCGGTGAAGCTTCGCGTGTCCCGCAGCGAGCTCAGGTATGGCAGCCAGGCGCCCATGAGCCCGGTGTTCGGCACCGGCAACGCCCGGCTCTTCGCCCCCATGGCCATCGGCTTCTCCCTTTCCAGCCAGGAGCGGGATGACCTGCTGCTGGACGCCGGCCACTTCACCTCGGGCAATGACGGCAATTCCACCAACAGCGATGGTGCCCTGAAAGCCCTGTACGCCCAGACCGAGACCCGTCGGGTGGACTACGCCGGGGCGAACTGGACGCCCGGGGAGAGCACCCGCCTCTCGGTCTACGCATCCCGCTTCGAGGACATCTGGCGGCAGTACTACGCCAGCGCCAGCCAACGCCTGGACCTGGACGACCTGCGCGCCCTGACCTTCGACCTCAACCTCTACCGCACCCTCGACCAGGGCCGCGCGAAGGCCGGAGCGATCGACAACACCACCGGCTCCCTGTCGGTCCGCTACAGCCAGGGGCCTCACGCCCTGACCCTCGCCCATCAACGGGTCCGGGGTGACGAGCCGTTCGACTACCTGGGCTTCGACCGCCAGCCCGGAACCTCCATCTACCTCGCCAACTCCGTGCAGGTGCTGGACTTCAACGCACCCAACGAGCGCTCCTGGCAGCTGCGCTATGACCTCGATCTGGCGCCCTTCGGCGTCCCCGGCCTCTCCTTCATGACCCGCTATGTCAGGGGCGATCAGATCGACGACAGCCAACGCCGGGGCGGCAGCGCCTATCAGCGCTATGGCGAGGATGGCAAACGCTGGGAGCGCGACATCGAGCTGCGCTATGTGGTGCAGGCGGGGGCCGCCAAGGACCTGTCGATTCGCCTGCGCCAGGCGAGCATCCGCGCCTCTTCCCAGGTCAACCAGGCGGACACCGCCGACAACAACGAACTGCGGGTGATAGTCGAATACCCGTTGCAGCTCCTCTGA
- the ccoN gene encoding cytochrome-c oxidase, cbb3-type subunit I codes for MSTASSTAYNYKVVRQFAIMTVVWGIVGMGLGVFIAAQLAWPELNFNLPWTSFGRLRPLHTNAVIFAFGGCALFATSYYAVQRTCQTRLISDRLAAFTFWGWQLVIVLAAVSLPLGWTSSKEYAELEWPIDILITIVWVSYAIVFFGTLMKRKTKHIYVGNWFFGGFILTVAILHLVNNLEIPVTLTKSYSLYAGATDAMIQWWYGHNAVGFFLTAGFLGMMYYFVPKQAERPVYSYRLSIVHFWALIAVYIWAGPHHLHYTALPDWAQSLGMVMSLVLLAPSWGGMINGMMTLSGAWHKLRSDPILRFLVVSLAFYGMSTFEGPMMAIKTVNALSHYTDWTIGHVHAGALGWVAMVSIGSLYHLIPKVFGREQMHSVGLINAHFWLATIGTVLYIASMWVNGITQGLMWRAVNEDGTLTYSFVEALEASHPGFVVRVIGGAIFFSGMLLMAWNTWRTARSVASSAYDAEAAIPQGAH; via the coding sequence ATGAGCACAGCAAGCAGCACCGCCTATAACTACAAGGTGGTCCGCCAGTTCGCCATCATGACGGTGGTCTGGGGAATCGTCGGGATGGGGCTCGGCGTATTCATCGCAGCCCAGCTGGCGTGGCCGGAACTCAACTTCAACCTTCCCTGGACCTCGTTCGGTCGCCTGCGACCACTGCATACCAATGCGGTGATCTTCGCCTTCGGCGGCTGCGCACTGTTCGCCACCTCCTATTACGCCGTGCAGCGTACCTGCCAGACGCGGCTGATCTCGGACAGGCTCGCCGCCTTCACCTTCTGGGGCTGGCAGTTGGTGATCGTGCTGGCGGCCGTCAGCCTGCCACTGGGCTGGACCAGTTCCAAGGAGTACGCCGAGCTGGAATGGCCGATCGACATCCTGATCACCATCGTCTGGGTCAGCTACGCCATCGTCTTCTTCGGCACCCTGATGAAGCGCAAGACCAAGCACATCTACGTGGGCAACTGGTTCTTCGGCGGCTTCATCCTGACCGTGGCGATCCTGCACCTGGTGAACAACCTGGAGATCCCGGTCACCCTGACCAAGTCCTACTCCCTGTACGCCGGTGCCACCGATGCCATGATCCAGTGGTGGTACGGCCACAACGCGGTGGGCTTCTTCCTGACCGCCGGTTTCCTCGGGATGATGTACTACTTCGTGCCCAAGCAGGCCGAGCGCCCTGTCTACTCCTACCGCCTGTCCATCGTCCACTTCTGGGCGCTGATCGCGGTGTACATCTGGGCCGGTCCGCACCACCTGCACTACACCGCCCTCCCGGACTGGGCCCAGTCCCTCGGCATGGTGATGTCCCTGGTGCTGCTGGCGCCGTCCTGGGGCGGCATGATCAACGGCATGATGACCCTCTCCGGCGCCTGGCATAAGTTGCGCTCCGACCCCATCCTGCGCTTCCTGGTGGTGTCCCTGGCCTTCTACGGCATGAGCACCTTCGAAGGCCCGATGATGGCCATCAAGACCGTGAACGCCCTGTCCCACTACACCGACTGGACCATCGGCCACGTGCACGCCGGCGCCCTCGGCTGGGTCGCCATGGTGTCCATCGGTTCCCTGTACCACCTGATCCCGAAAGTGTTCGGCCGCGAGCAGATGCACAGCGTCGGGCTGATCAACGCCCACTTCTGGCTGGCCACCATCGGCACCGTGCTCTACATCGCCTCCATGTGGGTCAATGGCATCACCCAGGGCCTGATGTGGCGGGCGGTCAACGAGGACGGCACCCTCACCTACTCCTTCGTCGAGGCCCTGGAAGCCAGCCACCCCGGCTTCGTGGTCCGGGTGATCGGCGGTGCCATCTTCTTCAGCGGCATGCTGCTGATGGCCTGGAACACCTGGCGTACCGCCCGCTCCGTGGCCTCGTCCGCCTACGACGCCGAAGCCGCCATCCCGCAAGGAGCCCACTGA
- a CDS encoding alpha/beta family hydrolase, translating into MVKALRVTIDLGQSPLFDGDVAMLLWNRPSGPVAGTLILAHGAGAPMDSEFMEEMARKLADRGVAVVRFEFPYMAARRSDGRRRPPNPQAQLLACWREVHALVRRQVTGPLAIGGKSMGGRMASLLADELGADALVCLGYPFHAVGKADKPRVAHLADLRTPTLIVQGERDPMGDRMTVAGYSLSDAIRLHWLVTGDHDLKPLKASGFTHEQHLQEAADRVAAILAG; encoded by the coding sequence ATGGTGAAAGCCCTTCGGGTGACTATTGATCTGGGTCAATCGCCCCTGTTTGATGGAGATGTCGCAATGTTGTTGTGGAACAGGCCTTCAGGCCCGGTAGCCGGTACCCTCATCCTCGCCCATGGCGCGGGGGCGCCGATGGACAGCGAGTTCATGGAAGAAATGGCGCGGAAGCTTGCGGATCGCGGGGTTGCGGTGGTTCGTTTCGAGTTTCCCTACATGGCGGCAAGGAGGAGCGACGGACGCCGTCGGCCGCCCAATCCCCAGGCCCAGTTACTGGCCTGCTGGAGGGAAGTCCACGCGCTGGTGCGACGCCAGGTCACAGGGCCGCTGGCCATTGGCGGCAAGTCCATGGGGGGGCGCATGGCCAGCCTGCTGGCGGACGAACTGGGTGCCGATGCGCTGGTCTGCCTGGGCTATCCCTTCCACGCCGTTGGCAAGGCGGACAAGCCTCGGGTCGCCCACCTCGCGGACCTCAGGACGCCCACGCTGATCGTCCAGGGGGAGCGCGATCCCATGGGGGACCGGATGACGGTGGCGGGGTACAGCCTGTCGGATGCCATCAGGCTGCACTGGCTGGTGACCGGCGACCACGACCTGAAACCGCTCAAGGCCTCCGGTTTCACCCACGAGCAGCATCTGCAGGAAGCCGCCGACAGGGTGGCGGCCATTCTCGCCGGCTGA
- the kynU gene encoding kynureninase — translation MTTRDDCLALDARDPLAALREDFALPEGLIYLDGNSLGARPKAALERARQVVAEEWGDGLVGSWNSAGWRGLPERLGNQLARLIGAGEDEVVVTDTTSINLFKVLVAALRVQALRDPSRKVIVTERSNFPTDIYMAEGLADMLQQGYSLRLVDSPEALPGALGSDTAVVLVTQVNYKTGYLHDIGALTALAHECGALTIWDLCHSAGAVPIDLKASGADYAIGCTYKYLNGGPGSPAFVWVSPALREQVWQPLSGWWGHARQFGMEPRYEPAPGIGRYLCGTQPITSLAMVECGLATFARTDMQALREKSLALTDLFIEQVQARCGRHPLTLVTPLEHARRGSHVSFEHPEGYAVIQALIDRGVIGDYREPRIMRFGFTPLYTRFTDAWDAARILAEVLDGETWRDERFLARKQVT, via the coding sequence ATGACAACAAGAGACGACTGCCTGGCCCTCGATGCCCGTGATCCGCTCGCGGCCCTGCGCGAGGACTTCGCCCTGCCCGAAGGCCTGATCTACCTGGATGGAAACTCCCTGGGCGCACGCCCGAAGGCCGCGCTGGAACGTGCTCGCCAGGTGGTGGCCGAGGAGTGGGGCGATGGCCTGGTGGGCAGCTGGAACAGCGCGGGCTGGCGCGGCCTGCCGGAGCGGCTGGGCAACCAGCTGGCACGGCTGATAGGTGCGGGCGAGGACGAAGTGGTGGTCACCGACACCACCTCGATCAACCTCTTCAAGGTGCTGGTGGCCGCCCTGCGGGTGCAGGCCCTGCGCGATCCCTCGCGCAAGGTGATAGTCACCGAGCGCAGCAACTTCCCCACCGACATCTACATGGCCGAGGGGCTGGCCGACATGCTGCAGCAGGGTTACAGCCTGCGCCTCGTGGACAGCCCCGAGGCGCTGCCGGGCGCCCTGGGCTCCGACACGGCCGTGGTGCTGGTCACCCAGGTCAACTACAAGACCGGCTACCTGCATGATATCGGCGCCCTCACCGCCCTGGCCCACGAGTGCGGTGCGCTGACCATCTGGGACCTCTGCCACTCCGCCGGCGCCGTGCCCATCGACCTCAAGGCGTCCGGCGCCGACTACGCCATCGGCTGCACCTACAAGTACCTCAACGGAGGCCCTGGCTCACCGGCATTCGTCTGGGTGTCTCCCGCCCTGCGTGAGCAGGTCTGGCAGCCCCTTTCCGGTTGGTGGGGCCATGCCCGCCAGTTCGGTATGGAGCCGCGCTACGAGCCGGCGCCGGGAATCGGCCGCTACCTCTGCGGCACCCAGCCGATCACGTCCCTGGCCATGGTGGAGTGTGGTCTTGCGACCTTTGCCCGGACCGATATGCAGGCCCTGCGCGAGAAGTCGCTCGCGCTGACCGACCTCTTCATCGAACAGGTGCAAGCCCGCTGCGGGCGACATCCGCTGACCCTGGTGACGCCACTGGAACATGCCCGACGCGGCAGCCACGTGAGCTTCGAGCATCCCGAGGGTTACGCGGTGATCCAGGCCCTGATCGACCGGGGCGTCATCGGTGACTACCGCGAGCCCCGGATCATGCGCTTCGGCTTCACGCCGCTCTACACGCGCTTCACCGATGCCTGGGACGCCGCCCGGATCCTCGCCGAGGTGCTCGACGGCGAAACCTGGCGTGACGAACGCTTCCTGGCCCGCAAGCAGGTGACCTGA